Proteins from a single region of Chanodichthys erythropterus isolate Z2021 chromosome 13, ASM2448905v1, whole genome shotgun sequence:
- the fam78aa gene encoding protein FAM78A isoform X1, producing the protein MGCVQSVKLKPSFHENITVLELQASIDPSPTVIDESSNVVLRYRTPYFRASAQVQVPPMLCKEIWTVGWIQACNQMDFFNIYGNEGVSSWELPELRCGQIQAISDSDGVNYPWYGCTTEMYTVVGPTKKSTKLTVSMNDNFCPSVTWSVPVGTTSSPPLLSSIQRDQRFTTWLVAMNESTAEMVLLRTIRWRMQICIKVDPNKPLGQRATVMEPLIQEQPQVLVRNEPIPINALLKPNANDAQVLMWRPRNGEPIVVIPPKYHEGYFLPS; encoded by the exons ATGGGATGTGTACAGAGTGTAAAACTCAAGCCAAGTTTTCATGAGAACATCACAGTCCTGGAACTGCAAGCCTCCATTGATCCTAGTCCAACTGTAATTGATGAGTCATCTAATGTGGTTCTGCGTTACCGCACGCCTTACTTCAGGGCATCAGCTCAGGTGCAGGTGCCACCCATGCTTTGCAAAGAGATCTGGACTGTTGGCTGGATCCAGGCTTGCAATCAAATGGATTTCTTCAATATATATGGGAATGAAGGAGT ATCCAGCTGGGAGCTCCCAGAGCTGAGATGTGGGCAGATCCAGGCCATCAGTGATTCAGACGGTGTGAATTACCCCTGGTATGGCTGCACCACTGAGATGTACACTGTAGTGGGCCCCACTAAGAAGAGCACCAAACTCACTGTCAGCATGAACGACAACTTCTGCCCAAGTGTGACATGGAGTGTCCCAGTGGGCACCACTAGCAGTCCCCCTCTCCTGAGCTCCATCCAGAGGGACCAACGGTTCACCACTTGGCTGGTGGCCATGAACGAATCCACAGCTGAGATGGTGCTTCTCCGAACCATCCGCTGGAGGATGCAGATCTGCATTAAAGTGGATCCAAATAAGCCTCTGGGTCAAAGAGCCACAGTTATGGAGCCACTGATCCAGGAGCAGCCTCAAGTCCTAGTTAGGAACGAACCCATCCCAATAAACGCCTTGCTTAAGCCTAATGCCAATGATGCCCAGGTTCTAATGTGGCGGCCTAGAAATGGGGAGCCCATTGTGGTCATTCCCCCAAAATACCATGAAGGATATTTCCTTCCATCTTAA
- the fam78aa gene encoding protein FAM78A isoform X2, protein MYTVVGPTKKSTKLTVSMNDNFCPSVTWSVPVGTTSSPPLLSSIQRDQRFTTWLVAMNESTAEMVLLRTIRWRMQICIKVDPNKPLGQRATVMEPLIQEQPQVLVRNEPIPINALLKPNANDAQVLMWRPRNGEPIVVIPPKYHEGYFLPS, encoded by the coding sequence ATGTACACTGTAGTGGGCCCCACTAAGAAGAGCACCAAACTCACTGTCAGCATGAACGACAACTTCTGCCCAAGTGTGACATGGAGTGTCCCAGTGGGCACCACTAGCAGTCCCCCTCTCCTGAGCTCCATCCAGAGGGACCAACGGTTCACCACTTGGCTGGTGGCCATGAACGAATCCACAGCTGAGATGGTGCTTCTCCGAACCATCCGCTGGAGGATGCAGATCTGCATTAAAGTGGATCCAAATAAGCCTCTGGGTCAAAGAGCCACAGTTATGGAGCCACTGATCCAGGAGCAGCCTCAAGTCCTAGTTAGGAACGAACCCATCCCAATAAACGCCTTGCTTAAGCCTAATGCCAATGATGCCCAGGTTCTAATGTGGCGGCCTAGAAATGGGGAGCCCATTGTGGTCATTCCCCCAAAATACCATGAAGGATATTTCCTTCCATCTTAA